In Carassius gibelio isolate Cgi1373 ecotype wild population from Czech Republic chromosome B13, carGib1.2-hapl.c, whole genome shotgun sequence, one genomic interval encodes:
- the pprc1 gene encoding peroxisome proliferator-activated receptor gamma coactivator-related protein 1, which produces MAARWGTGEEMLKACNTQMFSPVNLDEVESFSAGCLEYPGLNNGDALEALQGCLDPSILSIFEESPTGEVKSNIYEESEATLLTALTEILDNVDDENLSPFDTLPDSDLFSGQKGQDHSPLRKFITRSPPESMIHTRQFPGKSLPRMQRVSQQNSEGEEEDGDNSFLTPIANIDLESLDEFDWCLPVSLEQDGESMPVNLSDLVKHMHPYCMTLCVEGEEGQEHLLPERGLLLEVVDQGEHGEPILAIPDLSIPLSHTDSAEGEQRVPENSRDEQEPKLEDGAKKVPPPSKVSPVEEEKEVVKVRKGKKKSKLIEAPIAEQRVLRSSRVKEEPQKKCPEERKKKKVTFSPVLASAEPKNAKLDRPTELTTLKPQVEKEYITTPPAEAKITVSQPENKPLEKSVEVEPSKQAPVSKHETKPKPLSLQQYRLLRQQKKPDPVDKTEDYSTKWPKLPEPPKELPPIPCLPDPNARDPRKTMHTPVKKDLAPEIMPAWHPRGPAAPPTPEALLTPPASLTASSKKPETSKPTPPPSDASKSSPQLIQPSPQKLPAPISVPQNTIHTKSSASINNVAPGRTVSLSVSTTSGGPQGLSAQSHKECLHENPDAAPSEASSRPQMITTQVQSSNSSPHIPSAAVPAKRETGQVVLAPVSDQAKNTVPTNSKKLTSRSQPHVAPIAAQPFFSAQVQARVVELAEQMRMASSEIPKPKNTTVELIESFTSEIGIEAADLSSLLEQFEESQSKEEKSVPEVCGRAAAVGNSSYEQVDTKVVEKTRNHDLGSTAGLTPPATPPHQVWKPIAPVSLLGKTKKSEVLKPTTNKAIQIEARPLPSNKLRSQPQTPTSTGQTQPFSLDHDYCLPPKEPCPNEVGSRWNVKQQPSIVIKTVELPPNKLAQNSKAISSSSVTEGTKRHLSLSQPSADRCTLKSSALETPDTSPSRPDSESSLLAEAKCNQQEFGNYSERSSKQYQQDRGRLKRRYRARSSSSSESSSSSSSSRSRSPPRKRYRSRHSSSRSSSSSRSRSRSSSRSFSPPRRRRYSYSSSRSGSWSCSRSRSRSRSSDIGQRHWKSHRSPNQRSGYRCIQNSNEDTKRWKEKAIEERRVVYVGRIRGSMTRKELKERFSFFGEIEECTVHFRENGDNYGFVTYYDTKDAFDAIENGSKLREQNELPFDLCFGGRRQFCKTSYADLDSNREYDPQPTKGKFDALDFDTLLKQAQKNLKR; this is translated from the exons ATGGCGGCGCGGTGGGGAACAGGCGAGGAGATGTTAAAAGCCTGTAATACTCAAATGTTCTCACCGGTGAATCTTGACGAG gtggaaagcttcagtgCCGGCTGTCTGGAGTATCCTGGCCTTAACAATGGAGATGCTCTGGAGGCTTTGCAAGGCTGTCTTGATCCTTCTATTTTGTCCATTTTTGAAGAAAGCCCCACTGGAGAA gttaaaagtaatatttatgaGGAAAGTGAAGCGACGCTGCTCACAGCTCTCACTGAAATACTTGACAATGTTGATGATGAAAACTTGTCCCCTTTTGACACTCTGCCGGATTCAGACCTGTTCTCAGGGCAGAAGGGTCAGGATCATTCACCA CTGAGAAAGTTCATCACACGGTCTCCTCCAGAGTCAATGATTCACACAAGACAATTTCCTGGGAAG AGTCTCCCACGAATGCAAAGAGTGTCCCAGCAGAACAGTGAAGGAGAAGAGGAAGATGGAGACAATAGTTTTTTGACCCCCATAGCCAATATTGATTTGGAATCACTGGATGAATTTGACTGGTGCCTTCCTGTGTCCTTAGAGCAGGATGGAGAGAGTATGCCTGTTAATCTCAGTGATTTAGTAAAACACATGCACCCTTACTGCATGACATTATGTGTGGAAGGAGAAGAGGGACAAGAGCATCTTCTGCCTGAGAGGGGCCTTTTGTTAGAAGTGGTTGATCAAGGAGAGCATGGAGAGCCCATCCTGGCAATCCCAGATCTCAGCATCCCACTTTCCCACACAGACTCCGCAGAAGGTGAACAAAGAGTCCCAGAGAATAGCAGAGACGAGCAAGAACCAAAgcttgaagatggtgctaaaaaagTCCCACCTCCTTCTAAAGTATCTCCTgtggaggaggagaaagaggttGTCAAGGTACGTAAagggaaaaagaaaagtaaacttATTGAAGCCCCTATAGCTGAACAGAGAGTTTTGAGAAGCTCAAGAGTTAAAGAAGAGCCACAGAAGAAATGCCCAGAAGAACGAAAGAAGAAAAAGGTGACTTTCTCACCTGTGCTCGCATCGGCAGAGCCCAAAAACGCTAAACTTGATCGTCCTACAGAGTTGACGACCCTTAAACCTCAGGTTGAAAAGGAGTATATCACAACCCCTCCGGCTGAAGCAAAAATCACTGTCTCACAGCCAGAGAACAAACCTCTTGAAAAGTCTGTGGAGGTAGAACCCTCGAAACAGGCACCTGTTAGCAAACATGAAACTAAGCCCAAACCTCTGAGTTTACAGCAATACCGTCTCCTCCGCCAGCAGAAGAAACCAGATCCGGTGGACAAAACGGAGGATTACAGCACTAAATGGCCCAAGTTGCCTGAACCGCCCAAGGAGCTTCCACCAATACCCTGCCTGCCAGACCCCAATGCCAGAGATCCACGTAAAACCATGCATACTCCTGTTAAAAAAGACCTTGCGCCTGAAATCATGCCAGCATGGCACCCGAGAGGACCCGCTGCTCCCCCAACACCCGAGGCTTTGCTCACCCCACCAGCTTCACTGACGGCTTCCTCTAAGAAACCTGAAACTTCTAAACCAACCCCTCCACCTTCTGATGCATCTAAAAGTTCACCCCAGTTAATCCAACCCTCACCCCAAAAACTACCTGCTCCCATCAGCGTGCCACAAAACACTATTCACACCAAGTCCTCTGCCTCCATCAACAATGTGGCTCCTGGTAGGACCGTTTCATTATCAGTGTCTACTACATCTGGAGGCCCTCAAGGTCTCAGTGCACAGAGTCATAAGGAATGTTTACATGAGAACCCCGATGCTGCTCCATCCGAAGCTTCCTCAAGGCCTCAGATGATCACTACACAAGTTCAGAGCTCAAACTCCAGCCCTCATATACCTAGTGCTGCTGTGCCTGCAAAGAGAGAGACCGGGCAGGTTGTTTTGGCCCCTGTGTCTGATCAAGCCAAAAACACAGTGCCAACTAATTCTAAAAAGCTGACCTCACGGTCACAGCCTCATGTTGCACCAATAGCTGCTCAGCCGTTTTTCTCGGCTCAAGTTCAGGCCAGAGTTGTTGAACTGGCAGAGCAGATGCGGATGGCTTCCTCTGAGATACCCAAACCGAAAAACACCACAGTTGAGCTGATTGAGTCTTTCACAAGTGAAATTG gtatTGAAGCTGCTGATCTTTCAAGCCTCCTGGAGCAGTTTGAGGAATCTCAGT CCAAAGAGGAGAAGAGTGTACCGGAGGTCTGTGGTAGAGCAGCCGCTGTAGGAAACTCCAG TTATGAGCAGGTGGACACAAAGGTAGTTGAGAAAACCCGCAACCATGACCTGGGAAGCACAGCAG GTCTCACACCTCCTGCTACACCCCCACATCAGGTGTGGAAGCCTATTGCACCAGTTTCACTACTGGGTAAAACCAAGAAGTCAGAGGTCCTTAAACCAACTACTAACAAGGCCATTCAGATAGAGGCGAGACCACTACCTTCAAATAAGCTGCGCAGCCAGCCTCAGACCCCTACTTCTACTGGACAGACTCAGCCTTTCTCCCTTGACCACGACTACTGCCTCCCTCCAAAAGAACCCTGTCCAAATGAAGTTGGCAGTCGGTGGAATGTCAAACAACAGCCTAGCATTGTTATCAAGACCGTTGAGCTACCACCCAACAAGCTAGCCCAGAATAGCAAAGCTATATCATCATCTTCTGTTACAGAGGGAACCAAGAGACATCTCAGCCTCAGTCAACCTTCTGCAGATAGGTGTACATTAAAAAGTTCTGCCTTGGAGACTCCAGACACCTCTCCAAGCAGGCCTGACTCTGAAAGCTCTTTACTGGCTGAAGCAAAATGCAACCAGCAGGAATTTGGGAACTACTCTGAGCGTTCCTCCAAACAGTACCAACAGGACAGAGGCCGCTTGAAGCGGAGATACAGAGCCAGGTCCTCTAGTAGCTCAGAAtccagctcctcctcctcctcctcccgaTCACGTTCACCACCTAGGAAAAG aTACAGGTCTCGTCACTCAAGCAGCAGATCCAGTTCATCATCTCGGTCTCGTTCCCGATCCAGCTCCAGGTCATTTTCCCCACCCCGCCGGCGACGGTATTCATATTCAAGTTCACGCTCTGGATCCTGGAGCTGCAGCCGCTCTCGATCCAGATCCCGCTCCTCCGACATCGGGCAGAGGCACTGGAAAAGTCATAGAAG CCCTAATCAGAGATCTGGTTACCGGTGTATACAAAATTCCAATGAGGATACAAAAAGATGGAAGGAGAAAGCAATT GAGGAGCGGAGAGTTGTTTATGTTGGACGAATTCGTGGAAGCATGACTCGTAAAGAGCTGAAGGAACGCTTCTCATTCTTCGGAGAAATTGAGGAATGCACTGTGCACTTCAGAGAAAATGG GGACAACTATGGCTTTGTTACATACTATGACACCAAGGATGCGTTTGACGCTATTGAGAATGGAAGCAAGCTGAGAGAGCAGAATGAGCTTCCATTTGACCTGTGCTTTGGAGGCAGGAGACAGTTCTGCAAGACCAGTTATGCTGATCTTG ATTCAAACCGGGAGTATGATCCACAGCCTACAAAAGGCAAATTTGATGCACTAGACTTTGACACTTTACTCAAACAGGCTCAGAAGAACCTTAAAAGGTAA